Genomic window (Oryzias latipes chromosome 17, ASM223467v1):
aaaaaaacttcaacttAAACAAGTTTATCTGAAATGTGTAAatatttctcttgttttttaaagtcaggATCATCTTTGAAGCATGATAAACAGTTTACttattttctaataaatatTAGGACTATTGATGAGTCACTTTTCACTATTTGATTAAGGGATTAATATgagaaaaatagacaaaaacatattttgaagCCGTCCAGTTCCCCCAATGCCCTaatgaaaaaacaggaaactcaAAGCTCAACATGAAGAATCCTCATTTCAAAAAGTTCCATCATCATCCAAAACAGGAACAAGCAACCTCCGAGACATATAGGGCAAAGATCTCCCCTGCTCACTGTTGTGCCTCAACATGAACTTTAGCTTCATTCAAAGACTAAAAACTCAAATCTCAGTTATTTTCACTTTgatattcaaacattttttcatccaaaatGTTGTTTAATACAATTTTTAGCCTTCAGGTGCCGTGGTTTTGATGAAGTGTGTCCTCACACAGCTGTAATACATTGATTTCTTCCGATTTGTTATCCTATGTGTTGTATTCGTTTTGTAACTTGAAAACGGGTCAGTTTTGACTCAAACACAATATATGGGTTTAAAAATTTTCTgagtataaaaaaaagtaaaaaaataaggagCCTGAACTTGAACCATGCGGCACTCCACATTTTGCTTTAATGATGACTACAGAAAATGTATCCAAATGTACTGTTTCTCTTGGGACAGCAAGTGAATTACAATTAAAACAGCATCAGAAGGCCAACCTGAAAGAGAGAAGTGGACTTCTGATGTCCAGGAACAGCTTCAGTTCTCATGTTTGCTTGAGTCcaggggaaaaaagagaaataatgaTGTGTCTGTGCAGTAACAACAGCTTCAGTCTGTTTCGGCTCATTCTCAGTATAAATCTGGGATTTAAACAAATTTCTGTTTGTTAAATTCTATCATTCCAGCTTCCTTGGTGAAAGAACAGGTTTCAGAGGTTTGTCATGTTTGTTCTTAGTggttctttaaacaaaaatctcaTGTTAGTGCTCCGTTCCTAATAATGATTTCTGCCCGTTTGAACTGAGCCACAGAAGTTGAGGTCTGTTTGAGACCAACACCAGAACAGGAAATGTGAACAAGTCAGATCCAAAAGCAACAGACTTCATGAAGGCAATACATTTATCAAATATTAGTCTGTGTGAGATGCTTCAGTCGCCACGAAGACAGAGTGTGTCTAAGGCGTGGTTACAGCCTCTcgtcatcatcattatcatGATGAGCGCTCAGGAGGAATTGATGGGGACTGCAAGGTGTGGCCCTTCCCTTTATGGCCCCTGAAAGAGTGAAGTCCACTCTCAGGAGCCTCGGTAGTCAGATTCATCCGACAGAAGCAGTGGGGCAGTAGTTTCATTGAGCCTGCAGTacatttttgttccttttcagGGTTTTTGGCCAAAGAGGCTCCAGACTTCATAACTATAAATACCTGGATTTCTGagagttttcttgttttctgagtgattttatttttaagtctgCAACCATGTCGACGGCAGTAGAGGTAACCGGCTTCATCATGGCTGTGATCAGTTTTCTGGTGACCGGAACATCGCTGTCTAACGACTACTGGAAGATTTCCACCGTGTCCGGCAGTGTCATCATCTCCCAGAGGCAGTTCGAGAACTTGTGGCACGCCTGTGCCGAAAACAGCGCAGGCATCGCTGAGTGTCGGGACTTTGACTCACTGCTTGGCCTCCCAGGTAagacaagaaaccaaaatcacaaccaaatcagaaacatttctaaaatctTGGACAGGTTTGAAATTCTCCTAAAGAAATTTATCGTTTCCTACTAATCTTTCAAAAATAATCTCCTGTGTAGAGTTTGAATAATTGGGTTAAAGTGGTGTTACAGAGATAAGCATGGCTTTGTGTTTGATCTATTAACtatcaattttttatttgattgaatcaatttttttaaaactttctaaAAAAGCACTGGAACCGTGGAGAAAAAGTAGACCAACCCACCATGTGGTCTTTAAGGGGGTCAAATGTTCAAGAGCCTCAAGTTTCCCTCCAAACACCAGATCAGGCACCAATCAAAgtcagaaaacaataaaaaaaaatctcatcaaaatgaaaatgcagctCATTATTCTTATACATTATATAATAAACAGAACCCTGGATACCCTTTTTCTCCCCATTACCGCTGTAAGTGCTTGGCGCCATTTTGAACTTTCTCCTCAGCTGTGGTAAAATGGAGTCAAACCCCAGAAGTTTTCAATCTTTATttcactgttttatttattaagagtggaaggaaagaaaaaccttttccgatGAATATGggaaaaacatacaaacaactGACTTAAATACAAAAGATACCATAAATCAGCAAACGTCGTCAcataatggaagaaaaaaaacggaacTGACAGCTTTATTGGTGTCATTTTATGTATGtacaaagaaaaagataaattccaataaaacaggaagaagtCCAAACatacaataaagaaaatctaGTAAACTTTGTCAAAGAAATATATTGCTATGTAAATTTTTTTAGGCCATGTGATCAGATTAGATACACTAATGAACTAAGTGAATGTAATATGTTCACTTTATTATATcgttatatgtttttttttattcaaaagtttttatttttagttgaaTGTTGTATCACTTTGACAGGGCAGCTGATCATGGATATTTTTCAGCGTTTGATGCTTTCttgcagctctgctgctcctgtAGGTCATCAAGGGAGTGGCAGGTTTTTATTACCCGCTGAGGCGATTAGTTAATAAATAACTGAGCTGGCTCCAGCTTGAACAAGCATATAACATTCATCACCCAAATGTcagcctgtttttttccccattccATATATAGTTTTATATTGTTTCTACACAGACATGAGAGAATTAGACACGTCTGACACATTTCATCACAACACTCTAGCAGGATCTTttgacagaaacatttttaagtagTTTGACATGAAAGCATTTGAACTCTGGTTCTAGCTCCTCTGAAATCCTGACGAGACTCTCAACATCCTCCATCACTCCTTAAAGGACCACTGATTCATTTGCAACTGTAATTCAAGGTTTGTTTTCCCTGTGATATTTGCAGATGCACATTTTCATAAAGATCTGATTAAGTTTTTTGGTTCTGTAGGTGCAGTAAGCATTGAAAATTTATTAGAGTTGaaataaaataccactgggatgtcataaacatttttaaaaatctacttttaccgcaaacatacatttctttttctaataAGTTTAAATGACCTGTGTCCCTTATGCATGTACCAGGTGAGCATCACTCCCAGATGTGACTTTTGCatttctctttcagctcagtggaataatgttttttgaatatctgccttttttaatataaaaatgttttgttttctaagccgttatgtttgtttctgtgtgcagCTCACGTTCAGGCGTGCCGCGCTCTCATGATCATCTCTCTGCTGCTTGGCCTCGGCTGCATTATCGTGGCTCTGCTGGGACTCAAGTGCATCAAGATCGGCTCCACCACAGAGGAATCCAAGGCCAAGATCGCCACTACAGGGGGCATCCTGAGCATGCTGGGAGGTGAGGCAGAGCTCTTCACATTTTCAGATCAGACACTCAAATGAATTTGAAGACCTTCACAAGGCAGAAGCAATAAAAACCGTCTAAGCAAAGAGGAAAGTCAAAGCCTACAGTCACAGAGGAGGATGCTATTGGGTCTGGGCATCTCTGTTAATAACAAACTGATTATTTTCTGTCTGGTCTCAAACCCAGATGATGAAATAAGTATCAAGTGtgttaaaagcaaacattttcattttgcttcCATCAGACTCCTTGTTGAACTTTTTCTGAACATGAGTAAATCCTTATTGGTTAAATTTTTACTTGAGAGCAAATGTGCTTacccttttttctttacatcccataatgatgcAAAACAGACATGAGATGTTACTCATTAACCAGGAAGACCACAAAACAACCATTCAGATTGGATTTCAGAcacaaataaaagtgaaaaaggttGGTACAGCTCTGTTCTGCTGTCTGCAGGTCTGTGCTGCATCATCGCATGTTCCTGGTACGGATTCCAGGTCGTCCAGGATTTCCACAACCCGTTTAATGGAGGAGTTAGGTGAGCTCACACACTCACAGCTTTGATCCTTCCACACTTTCATGTAGAAACACATGAGTCATGAGTAAACCAGAGATTTCTGTTACAAACAACAAGAAGACACATTCTTTATCAGAGAAATATCACAGATATTATTTGGCCAAAGTTTGACAGAAACCACAAGAAGAAACAGATACTTGAACTAAAACAAAGTTAAGAAACTTTAAGTTTATGGAAAGTATGAAACAGAATAGTATCCAAAGCAAAGAATCAAACATCTTATCCTTGAACATTAAGGTGGTTTACATGAATTTAATCTACGTACGTCTGGATTTGCTGTCTTAGGGCTTGGCTGCCCTCCTTCAAAAAGATGGGTTTGTTTGAGTGTGTCGTCATTACAGAGCTgcatttgtgtgtctgcaggtttGAGCTGGGGACCGGCCTGTACCTGGGCTGGGCTGGAGGTGCCCTGGCTGTGCTGGGTGGCGCTCTCCTCTGCACCGCCTGTAAGAGGGTGGCAGCTGCCAAGAAGGGGTAAGAGTGGACACACGTCACGTGACCTTCAGCAGATCTTTTTTGTTGGTGTTGTTTGCAAACattgaatgtctttgttttctgcatcTTTACAGCGGATACTTTGGAAAGTCTAAGCAGAAGGTTTACACCGCCACGGCCAAATCGGATCCAGAGTCATCCAGAGCCTACGTCTaacatgcacacaaatacacaaacacacacgtacacaccgCTACACTCTCACTGTCAGGATGCTTACTTGTGAAGCTAACTTAAGCTTTTTCTACGGTAAACTGTTCCAGGGACTGACAGTGCCGGGACAGGCGGATGCTCCGCCTAAAGTTATGACATTAAGAAAACATTCAGGGCATTAGCTTTATTTGTTTAACTAATCATAGAGACAAATCCTACACTGAAGTTTAACTGTCCTCtgtacttttgttgtttttgtttttttgttttttttgtaaaggttGAGGATGTGGAATCTTCATCACTGATCCTATGAATACAGAAGTTTGTGATCATCTGATTTCAATTGTAAAGAACACTCAGTTTGTTTGTACCTGAATAAAGTTTATATTACATAATAAATGAGcagcttttgtttctgttaagCAAACAAATTAATGttataacatttttcttctctttttaaaatcaaaacatcaGAAATTGTAAATCCATACCATGACTAaataaattcaataaataaattcaataaattcAGTGAAATTTTATTCGGAATCTTTACACACCCCAACTCATTCATCTGATTAATAAACTATGAAGCTGTGGTTCCAGTTTCTCCAGTTCCACAGCAATCAAACTGAGACGTCTTGAACATGATCATATAAGGCTTTAATAAAACTGCTCAGCTAAATATGTCTATCCCAAAGAAATTACCCccagtttttagaaaatgtaaacataaaagttattttttaactgtGGGCACAAGCCCACATTTACTTCTCTGTGTGAGCACAGGGTGTGTTTTCAGAGTGTGCATTTGTGAGAGTATGCGCTGTAATCTGCATGATAATGATGATTAATCTCTGCACTCAGTACCTGCTGACAGGCAGGACAGTGGATTAAAGCTCCACACTGTCCACAAATAATCCTGAGAatacgcatgcacacacacaaacacaaacacacacacacagacaggtaTGTACTCCTAACCTTCCAACTGGCAGCCCAGAAGCAACATTTTTCTCCCACTGTTGCAGATCAAATGTCCTAATGCAGTCTAAATTTCAAATTTCTGACAGAAATAATCCGGCTGTGTTTACAAATCCAAGTAAACACACTCAAAGTGCTTCAAAAACATTCTGTTAAAAGTTTGAttctgttaaagacccactccaatgaaaattgtgtttgtgctgttttcaagaagttattgtaacatttttttcatgatggaggacatatataaagaaagttaaggttaaaattgcatttctgagtacttctttatACGAaacgttgtgaatcagaagcagatgaaaaaatgctgtgggGGGATCAAAGGTAATACAGTAGGTGGGCCACAagcagctccattctgatgcatccatgtgCAGATAATTATATCCATGtgcgtcttcgttttcctcgtctgaggctgatgttaggttggtgttgtgaggggctgtgaagtagtggaagagagtgtaaacaaagggatgatgggaagtcagggacGGCtaactccatgccaacagtcgtGCCCAcgactcagaggcaaatttccaatgaacaCCTATCACATAGTCAttattcaaagaccactgggaacacttttctagatcaaaagatgatcagtaaAAGTGATTACTGTTTAGATCAATGGTCAGAGGGCCCTAACAAACATTACATCATCGTTTGTTTGGgtttgctttgttgtttttctctttcagagTTATTCGGCACAAAAACGTTCAAAAGTGTTGCTCAGTCAGAACAGCTGCTTGAATTAgcagaaaaacatgtaaaaatataaaaaaaatgagtaGAAAAATTGGCCCCTCCTGCTTGTTCTAACTGATCACACATTTCTCCTCACAACATCTCCTCACTACACAGTGACAGTGTTTAAGATTCCAGCAGCTTCTACTCATTATGCACCAAGCTTCCATTGTGAAATAGTTCTGTTAACTTCAGACCTTTGGTGCTCAGTTGACACTCAGAAAAATGCTCCAGGGTTCACCTGCAAGAGATGGTTTTCAAGCAGACGTGACTTCAGGTGAGCTTCCACACCTCTCCAAAGATCACGTCTGAAGAAACTGCTGAGAATTAAACATGAAAACTTGTATTTCTTCATCATCTTTGTGGGTTCATCAATGCAGACCAGGGGCGGAACAACAGGGGGGCAAGGTGGGGCAGCTTCCCCCCAGTGAAAAGATTTGCCTTCCCACTTGACCCCAACATTTGtatcatttttgacaaaaattaagAATTCATCAATATTATTAGTATCATGTATTCATCAATACACTTTATTTTGCTACAGCTTTACATTAGTAATAGCACCTCAGCTAAAAGAGCTGCTGTTTACATactaataacaataacaaacgGTTTGAATTGTGGattttttaacctttcattTGTGATCAACTTCCACTCTTCTAACTAATTTGCCatccttccaaagtcttctgccccctccTGCCCCTGAAAAGGTTCTAGCTCCATCACTGATTTAAGTTTTGTGTCTCTGGCTGTGTTTTTGTGCTGCTTCTGGCCCCCACCATCATTGAAACTGAGCTAAAAATGAAGACTGAGCAGCTAGTGGGATAAAGGGAGAGCTTAAAACTGAAACTCCCATCAGCTTTCCCTTCGTGAGTCTGAGTCCGACTGTAATCTGGCCCCGATGTGCTGACTGAAGTGGAACCAGCTGCAATCCTCTCACCAACAGGAAGTCAGTCTGGATGCTTTCTGGGAAGGAGGCGGGACAGCAGGGGTGGGGGGCGGGTCAGAGTTCACCTCTCGGCCCCCTGATTGGCTCGGGGGGTGGAAAGATGCTGTGACAGCCGGTAGATGTTTACATATACGGCCTGTGTGACCGGCGCTGGTCTCCTCCTCTCATTCAGCCGCACACTCGTCGCCTCTACAAAACAGGTGAGTCACTCAGATCTGAAAACAGGCTTTGATCAGATGGTGGTTCAGGtcagaaacaaacagcagcaCTCAAGTGAGGAACAGGAATAAGAAAAGTTAACTGAGAGAAACTATGGACTGGGAGTTTAGTTTACGTTAAGATAAATTAGAAATTCATGGAACAACTGTTTATAAACTGTGCAGCACATCTTATTCTGGGGTTCCAAAGTTACTCATTAAGCTCTAATATTCAAACCTTGAATTTTACATTGTCTGTGAAAAAATGCATCAATGTTATTGGATTTTTAAACTTTCAGCActttctttttgcctttttactcCACAAAATCTGCAAATGTTCCCCAGGGAAGCTCAGAGATCTTCCTGAAAAGATCATTCTGTTGGTCTAAGTGGACCAGTCCATAAGAtacatttgtttgcttttacttttttatgacaaagttttttttttactttatatgacaaatattttgtttatccATAACTTTGACAAGAACCTCCCTGAAATTAGTGTTTCTTTCTAAAAACCATTATGAGCACCTTTACTTTTACAGTAAAGGTTTTCTCCCTCTTTACTTCTAATGACCCATCTTGATCAGAAACACACATATCTTtacttttatgcttttatgtGGTGGGGAGTGTGAGGTGTGGGCTATAGGGTGTGGGCTTCTCTACCAGGTAGATGCAAACATAACTGAAGGGACTTGTCTGTCTTGGCAGGCTGGGATAGTTCTGCAGGAGCTGGAACCGGGTCAAACCCAAACATTTCTTCTCATATATTTCTTTTCAATCATTCAAAAGTAATTATAAAAGTTATTAAAGAAACTAAGAAAACGGAGCAGCTTTTTCCAGGGGGTATGGCATGTAGTCTGGTGTGAACTGCTTGCTGTTTTATACCTTGGAGATCCTCTCGCAGGTCACATGACTGAAATCCACCAAAGATGGTTTCATTTAACA
Coding sequences:
- the LOC101168738 gene encoding claudin-15, which translates into the protein MSTAVEVTGFIMAVISFLVTGTSLSNDYWKISTVSGSVIISQRQFENLWHACAENSAGIAECRDFDSLLGLPAHVQACRALMIISLLLGLGCIIVALLGLKCIKIGSTTEESKAKIATTGGILSMLGGLCCIIACSWYGFQVVQDFHNPFNGGVRFELGTGLYLGWAGGALAVLGGALLCTACKRVAAAKKGGYFGKSKQKVYTATAKSDPESSRAYV